Genomic segment of Streptomyces alboniger:
CGAGGCCGTCAAGCCGCGCATCGCGCAACTGCCCGAGCGGGAGAGGACCATCCTCTACATGCGGTTCTTCGGCGACATGACGCAGAGCCGCATCGCCGACGAGATGGGCATCTCGCAGATGCACGTCTCACGGCTGATCAGCCGCTGCTGCAACCGGCTGCGCGACCAGGTCATGCGGGACGCCGCCTGACACTGCCTGACACCGCCTGGTGCCGCCTACCGCCGCATGGCGAGTGCCATGTGCCGGGACAGCACGTCGACCGCGCGCGCCTCCGCCATCGAGAAGGCGAGGCGCGCGCCGCACCGGAAGAGCGTGAGGACACCCTCCACGGGGCCGTCCGCGCGGGCGGTCAGCGGCACGCACAGCAAGGACGTGACCTCGGCGCGGACCAGGACGTGCGCGCCGGTCGCGTCCCGCCCGAAGGCGTCCGGGTCCTCAGGGCGCACCTGCAACGCCCCCGCCCCGCCGCGCGCCGCCTCCACCACGAGGGGGCACGCGGCGGGGTCCTGCGCCAGCACGTCGGCGACCGGCGCGCCCGGCGGCCCGAGCACGGCGGTACGCCGGAGCCGCGCGGCCCCCTCGTCGGCGACCACCCAGTCCGCGAACCGCCCGTGCAGCACCGAGGCGGCCCGCTCCAGCACCGCCGCACGGTCCGCGGGCGCCGTGAGCAGCGCCGTCGTCATCGCGTCCGCCAGGTCGAGCTGGGCCGCGTGCCGGGTGGCCTCACCGAGGTCGGGCACGGGCCGCGGCGCGCTCGGTGACTGCTGCGCGCGGGTCACCGAGGGCTGGAGCACGACGAGGACGGCCGTGCGCGGCTCGGTGCCGGGCCGCAGCGCGGTGAGCGTCGCCCGGACCGGCGTGGCGGGGCTCTGCTGGAGGTGCACGACGAGACTGCGGTCGCCCTCGCCACGGGCGACGGCGGCGGCCTGCGAGCGGAACGCGACCCGGTCGGCATGCATCAGGAACCCGGTCAGCGGCCGGCCCGCCGCGAAGCCCGTGCGGACCCCGGTCAGGGCGGCGCCCGCCAGGTTCATCCGCCGGATCACGGTCTCCCTGTCGATCAGTGCCACCGGCAGCGGCATCCGCTGGAAGATGGCCCGCAGCAGCCGCTGCTCGTCCCGGTCCGGCGAGGCACCGCTCAACTGCCCCTCGGCGCTCAGACGCTCATACGTGGGCCACAACTGGGCGACCACGTGGTCGAGTTCGAAGATCGCCGCGTCAAGCACCCTGCCGAGGCCGTCCCCCGGGACGGAGCGGGCCGATTTCAACGCGGCGACACGGCGCACGAAATCCGTGAGGTCTTCACCGAACTCCTCCATCTGGTGCATGGGTTGAACCTAACGGCTGATCCTGTTTTCCGGAGGGCCCGGGGGGAAGCCGAAGGAGAGAGGAGGAACACCCCATGGCGCCCTTGCCGGACCCGGACCTGCTCCGACCGGAATCAGCTCTCCCCGGACGCAGGCTCTCCGAACTCGCCGAACAGGCCGTACGGTGCACCCCCGCCTGCTGCGGCGCGAGCACCACGGTCACCGACGGCGGCGACGAGCACCCCGCCGCCGTCACCCACCCCGACCTCGCGGGCCTCGTCTCGGTGCAGCTCCGCTCGGGGGAGGGGCCCATCCCGGCCGCCGAGGAGCGGGGGACA
This window contains:
- a CDS encoding PAS domain-containing protein — translated: MHQMEEFGEDLTDFVRRVAALKSARSVPGDGLGRVLDAAIFELDHVVAQLWPTYERLSAEGQLSGASPDRDEQRLLRAIFQRMPLPVALIDRETVIRRMNLAGAALTGVRTGFAAGRPLTGFLMHADRVAFRSQAAAVARGEGDRSLVVHLQQSPATPVRATLTALRPGTEPRTAVLVVLQPSVTRAQQSPSAPRPVPDLGEATRHAAQLDLADAMTTALLTAPADRAAVLERAASVLHGRFADWVVADEGAARLRRTAVLGPPGAPVADVLAQDPAACPLVVEAARGGAGALQVRPEDPDAFGRDATGAHVLVRAEVTSLLCVPLTARADGPVEGVLTLFRCGARLAFSMAEARAVDVLSRHMALAMRR